One genomic segment of Gossypium arboreum isolate Shixiya-1 chromosome 3, ASM2569848v2, whole genome shotgun sequence includes these proteins:
- the LOC108474516 gene encoding uncharacterized protein LOC108474516 encodes MDLAQEEPAGDGEMEELVRVSTAKIPNGENHLQRTHFPGMVRKKAYIFDGLGNYYNKEWDLAEGTGQEFCWYHVELPKGKQKLSQSAQYLIDVLCPPLKLQDILSLVSNGPFCGHVDGALVFRVNSPGPPSSNFTFRLAARVTKNSVITISLGRVPRLGFSPVGQSLLSEIPSIESPSYHRGERNEGSGIVIREHVLEFLLTMNHSEEADNPVPKSVSNLVVHIIDTHMDHLQDVVTKLEMELDSVELELDRGGFALKKEMLDDRRFPKMHLNLQRLLQVIAHGEQVFPRVKEKCSSKHWFASEDIGSLEELIGRLRRLKENVGFLANRVTAIQAGLDSWQSEQINRKLYYLSFLSIIFLPLSVITGVFGMNVGGVPWTVQKDPALKDGFRNVMGLCLAMLLLVLLCFIFPALYSRLTAWLRRRSLKRTWSHNRRSFLKRTIGLQERGGYLRI; translated from the exons ATGGATTTAGCTCAGGAAGAACCAGCTGGGGATGGGGAAATGGAGGAATTGGTTAGGGTGTCAACTGCTAAAATTCCTAACGGGGAAAATCATCTCCAGAGAACACATTTTCCTGGTATGGTGAGAAAGAAAGCTTATATTTTTGATGGTCTTGGAAATTATTATAACAAAGAGTGGGATCTTGCTGAAGGTACTGGCCAAGAGTTTTGTTGGTACCATGTAGAACTTCCAAAAGGGAAACAAAAGCTATCTCAATCTGCACAATACCTTATAGATGTTCTTTGTCCACCACTCAAGCTACAGGACATTCTCTCCCTTGTTAGTAATGGACCATTTTGTGGGCATGTTGATGGAGCTCTCGTCTTTCGGGTTAATTCACCTGGTCCTCCCTCTAGTAACTTTACATTTAGGTTAGCTGCAAGGGTTACTAAGAATTCAGTGATTACCATTTCGTTGGGACGTGTTCCTAGATTAGGTTTCTCACCCGTTGGACAATCTCTCCTCTCAGAGATTCCCAGTATTGAAAGTCCATCTTATCATAGAGGAGAGAGGAATGAAGGGAGTGGGATTGTTATTAGGGAGCATGTTCTCGAGTTCTTATTGACTATGAATCACTCCGAGGAAGCTGATAATCCTGTTCCAAAGTCTGTCTCGAACCTTGTTGTTCACATCATCGATACACACATGGATCACCTACAAGATGTTGTTACTAAACTTGAGATGGAGCTGGATTCTGTGGAGCTTGAACTGGATAGAG GTGGATTTGCTTTAAAAAAAGAGATGCTAGACGATAGACGGTTCCCCAAAATGCATCTAAATTTGCAACGTCTCCTGCAG GTGATTGCCCATGGGGAGCAAGTATTTCCTCGAGTGAAGGAAAAATGTTCTTCTAAACATTGGTTTGCAAGTGAAGACATCGGCTCCCTTGAAGAGCTTATTGGACGCTTGAGGAGGCTGAAAGAGAATGTAGGGTTTCTAGCAAATCGTGTGACTGCAATTCAGGCCGGTTTGGATAGCTGGCAGTCTGAGCAAATTAACAGAAAACTCTATTATCTCTCTTTCCTCTCTATAATATTCCTTCCTTTATCCGTCATCACCGGAG TGTTTGGAATGAACGTGGGGGGAGTTCCATGGACTGTGCAAAAGGATCCTGCACTAAAAGATGGTTTCCGCAATGTCATGGGTCTTTGCCTTGCGATGTTGCTTCTGGTGTTGCTATGCTTCATTTTCCCTGCCCTTTATTCCCGATTGACTGCCTGGCTTCGGAGGAGGTCTTTGAAAAGAACTTGGTCACATAACCGGAGATCATTCCTCAAGAGAACCATCGGACTTCAAGAAAGAGGCGGTTACCTCAGGAtttga
- the LOC108476185 gene encoding oligopeptide transporter 4 isoform X2, which produces MWFLGLISCALLSFLNQFFAYRTEPLVITQITVQVATLPIGQFMAAVLPRRQFKLPGVGSRKFSLNPGPFNMKEHVLISIFANAGSAFGSGSAYAVGIVTIIKAFYQRKISFLAGWLLIITTQVLGYGWAGLLRKYVVEPAHMWWPSTLVQVSLFRALHEKDDKNDRRMTRAKFFLIILICSFVWYLVPGYLFTTLTSISWICWIFSKSVTAQQIGSGLKGLGLGAFTLDWSAVASFLFSPLISPFFAIANVFVGYVLIIYIAIPVAYWGLDLYNASRFPIFSSHLFTAQGQKYNITAIVNDKFEIDLAKYEEQGRINLSMFFALTYGFGFATIASTMTHVALFYGREIYDRYRASHTGKEDIHTRLMRKYKDIPSWWFYALLAATFVVSLVLCIFLNDQVQMPWWGLLFAGAMAFIFTLPISIITATTNQTPGLNIITEYVMGLIYPGRPIANVCFKTYGYMSMAQAVSFLNDFKLGHYMKIPPRSMFLVQFIGTILAGTINIAVAWWLLNSIENICQDDLLPANSPWTCPGDRVFFDASVIWGLVGPKRIFGSLGNYPAMNWFFLGGALGPVIVWLLHKTFPKQSWIPLINLPVLLGATGMMPPATPLNYNAWILVGTIFNFFVFRYRKKWWQRYNYILSAALDAGVAFMAILLYFSVGMENRSVTWWGTEGEHCELATCPTAKGIMVDGCPVK; this is translated from the exons ATGTGGTTTTTGGGCCTCATATCATGTGCTCTCCTCTCTTTTCTCAACCAATTCTTTGCCTACAGAACCGAACCACTAGTAATAACCCAAATCACAGTCCAAGTAGCCACACTGCCGATCGGACAGTTCATGGCGGCGGTGCTGCCGAGGAGGCAGTTCAAGCTTCCGGGTGTAGGGTCGAGAAAGTTTTCATTGAACCCTGGTCCGTTCAACATGAAAGAACACGTACTTATTTCTATATTTGCAAATGCTGGCAGTGCGTTTGGGAGTGGCTCTGCTTATGCGGTTGGGATTGTTACTATTATCAAAGCCTTTTATCAACGTAAAATATCGTTTTTGGCTGGTTGGCTGCTCATCATCACCACTCAG GTACTAGGATATGGCTGGGCTGGGCTCCTGAGGAAGTATGTGGTGGAGCCAGCTCACATGTGGTGGCCTAGCACTTTGGTGCAGGTCTCTCTTTTCCG GGCTTTGCATGAGAAAGATGATAAAAATGATCGACGGATGACAAGGGCAAAGTTCTTCCTCATTATACTAATTTGCAGCTTCGTATGGTACCTGGTCCCGGGTTACCTCTTCACAACCCTTACCAGCATCTCATGGATCTGCTGGATTTTCTCCAAGTCAGTTACCGCACAGCAAATCGGTTCAGGTCTGAAGGGACTCGGACTAGGAGCCTTCACGCTTGATTGGTCTGCTGTGGCATCTTTCTTGTTCAGTCCACTCATCAGTCCTTTCTTTGCCATTGCTAATGTTTTTGTGGGCTATGTATTGATAATTTACATAGCAATCCCTGTAGCTTACTGGGGCCTAGATTTGTACAATGCTAGTAGATTTCCCATATTCTCTTCTCACTTGTTTACAGCCCAAGGACAAAAGTACAACATAACAGCTATCGTTAATGACAAGTTTGAGATTGATTTAGCTAAGTATGAAGAGCAGGGTCGAATTAATCTAAGCATGTTCTTCGCTCTCACTTATGGGTTCGGTTTTGCCACTATTGCATCGACAATGACTCATGTGGCCCTCTTCTATGGAAG AGAGATATATGACCGGTATCGTGCTTCTCACACGGGAAAGGAGGATATTCATACAAGGTTGATGAGAAAATACAAGGACATACCTTCCTGGTGGTTTTACGCTTTGCTTGCTGCAACTTTTGTAGTATCACTGGTGCTCTGCATCTTCTTGAATGACCAGGTGCAGATGCCATGGTGGGGACTCCTCTTTGCTGGTGCAATGGCCTTTATCTTCACCCTTCCAATTAGTATCATAACTGCTACAACAAACCAG ACACCTGGTTTGAACATTATCACAGAGTATGTCATGGGTCTCATATATCCTGGAAGGCCTATAGCGAATGTCTGCTTCAAAACCTATGGTTATATGAGCATGGCTCAAGCAGTCTCCTTCCTCAATGATTTCAAACTAGGACACTATATGAAGATACCTCCAAGATCCATGTTCTTAGTTCAG TTCATAGGAACAATTCTTGCTGGAACCATCAACATAGCAGTGGCATGGTGGTTGCTGAACTCTATCGAGAACATATGCCAGGACGATCTCCTCCCCGCCAATAGTCCCTGGACATGTCCTGGTGATCGAGTCTTCTTTGATGCATCAGTTATATGGGGTTTGGTTGGCCCGAAGCGGATCTTTGGATCTCTAGGAAACTATCCGGCGATGAATTGGTTCTTTTTAGGAGGAGCATTAGGACCCGTCATTGTTTGGCTCTTGCACAAGACATTTCCCAAGCAATCTTGGATTCCCCTAATTAACCTTCCAGTTCTTCTAGGAGCAACAGGAATGATGCCACCAGCAACACCATTAAACTACAATGCCTGGATTTTAGTTGGAACCATTTTCAACTTCTTCGTATTCCGTTACCGGAAGAAGTGGTGGCAAAGGTACAATTACATTCTCTCGGCAGCTCTGGATGCTGGGGTAGCTTTCATGGCAATACTATTGTACTTTTCAGTGGGAATGGAAAATAGAAGTGTGACATGGTGGGGCACGGAAGGTGAACATTGTGAGTTAGCAACTTGTCCAACAGCCAAGGGAATAATGGTTGATGGTTGTCCAGTTAAGTAA
- the LOC108476185 gene encoding oligopeptide transporter 4 isoform X1 encodes MEIQAPHPITKSSDPEKHDATSGGNHDVEDDEISPIEQVRLTVTNTDDPTLPVWTFRMWFLGLFSCALLSFLNQFFSYRTEPLIITQITVQVSTLPIGHFMASVLPKTQFGIPGFGSKRFSLNPGPFNMKEHVLICIFANAGSAFGNGSAYAVGIVNIIKAFYGRNISFLAGWLLIITTQVLGYGWAGLLRKYVVEPAHMWWPSTLVQVSLFRALHEKDDKNDRRMTRAKFFLIILICSFVWYLVPGYLFTTLTSISWICWIFSKSVTAQQIGSGLKGLGLGAFTLDWSAVASFLFSPLISPFFAIANVFVGYVLIIYIAIPVAYWGLDLYNASRFPIFSSHLFTAQGQKYNITAIVNDKFEIDLAKYEEQGRINLSMFFALTYGFGFATIASTMTHVALFYGREIYDRYRASHTGKEDIHTRLMRKYKDIPSWWFYALLAATFVVSLVLCIFLNDQVQMPWWGLLFAGAMAFIFTLPISIITATTNQTPGLNIITEYVMGLIYPGRPIANVCFKTYGYMSMAQAVSFLNDFKLGHYMKIPPRSMFLVQFIGTILAGTINIAVAWWLLNSIENICQDDLLPANSPWTCPGDRVFFDASVIWGLVGPKRIFGSLGNYPAMNWFFLGGALGPVIVWLLHKTFPKQSWIPLINLPVLLGATGMMPPATPLNYNAWILVGTIFNFFVFRYRKKWWQRYNYILSAALDAGVAFMAILLYFSVGMENRSVTWWGTEGEHCELATCPTAKGIMVDGCPVK; translated from the exons ATGGAAATACAAGCCCCTCATCCCATCACCAAATCTTCAGACCCTGAGAAACATGATGCCACCAGCGGTGGAAACCACGACGTCGAAGACGACGAGATCTCCCCTATCGAACAAGTCCGGCTAACTGTAACCAACACCGATGACCCCACTTTGCCCGTATGGACCTTTCGAATGTGGTTCTTAGGCTTGTTCTCATGCGCCCTTCTCTCTTTTCTCAACCAATTCTTCTCTTACAGAACAGAGCCTCTCATTATAACCCAAATCACAGTCCAAGTTTCCACACTTCCCATTGGCCATTTCATGGCTTCTGTCTTACCCAAAACCCAGTTCGGTATCCCGGGTTTCGGGTCGAAAAGATTTTCTTTGAATCCTGGTCCATTCAACATGAAAGAGCATGTTCTCATTTGCATCTTTGCCAATGCCGGAAGTGCTTTCGGTAACGGGTCGGCTTATGCGGTTGGTATAGTTAACATTATCAAAGCGTTTTATGGTCGGAACATATCGTTCTTAGCCGGTTGGCTTCTCATTATCACCACTCAG GTACTAGGATATGGCTGGGCTGGGCTCCTGAGGAAGTATGTGGTGGAGCCAGCTCACATGTGGTGGCCTAGCACTTTGGTGCAGGTCTCTCTTTTCCG GGCTTTGCATGAGAAAGATGATAAAAATGATCGACGGATGACAAGGGCAAAGTTCTTCCTCATTATACTAATTTGCAGCTTCGTATGGTACCTGGTCCCGGGTTACCTCTTCACAACCCTTACCAGCATCTCATGGATCTGCTGGATTTTCTCCAAGTCAGTTACCGCACAGCAAATCGGTTCAGGTCTGAAGGGACTCGGACTAGGAGCCTTCACGCTTGATTGGTCTGCTGTGGCATCTTTCTTGTTCAGTCCACTCATCAGTCCTTTCTTTGCCATTGCTAATGTTTTTGTGGGCTATGTATTGATAATTTACATAGCAATCCCTGTAGCTTACTGGGGCCTAGATTTGTACAATGCTAGTAGATTTCCCATATTCTCTTCTCACTTGTTTACAGCCCAAGGACAAAAGTACAACATAACAGCTATCGTTAATGACAAGTTTGAGATTGATTTAGCTAAGTATGAAGAGCAGGGTCGAATTAATCTAAGCATGTTCTTCGCTCTCACTTATGGGTTCGGTTTTGCCACTATTGCATCGACAATGACTCATGTGGCCCTCTTCTATGGAAG AGAGATATATGACCGGTATCGTGCTTCTCACACGGGAAAGGAGGATATTCATACAAGGTTGATGAGAAAATACAAGGACATACCTTCCTGGTGGTTTTACGCTTTGCTTGCTGCAACTTTTGTAGTATCACTGGTGCTCTGCATCTTCTTGAATGACCAGGTGCAGATGCCATGGTGGGGACTCCTCTTTGCTGGTGCAATGGCCTTTATCTTCACCCTTCCAATTAGTATCATAACTGCTACAACAAACCAG ACACCTGGTTTGAACATTATCACAGAGTATGTCATGGGTCTCATATATCCTGGAAGGCCTATAGCGAATGTCTGCTTCAAAACCTATGGTTATATGAGCATGGCTCAAGCAGTCTCCTTCCTCAATGATTTCAAACTAGGACACTATATGAAGATACCTCCAAGATCCATGTTCTTAGTTCAG TTCATAGGAACAATTCTTGCTGGAACCATCAACATAGCAGTGGCATGGTGGTTGCTGAACTCTATCGAGAACATATGCCAGGACGATCTCCTCCCCGCCAATAGTCCCTGGACATGTCCTGGTGATCGAGTCTTCTTTGATGCATCAGTTATATGGGGTTTGGTTGGCCCGAAGCGGATCTTTGGATCTCTAGGAAACTATCCGGCGATGAATTGGTTCTTTTTAGGAGGAGCATTAGGACCCGTCATTGTTTGGCTCTTGCACAAGACATTTCCCAAGCAATCTTGGATTCCCCTAATTAACCTTCCAGTTCTTCTAGGAGCAACAGGAATGATGCCACCAGCAACACCATTAAACTACAATGCCTGGATTTTAGTTGGAACCATTTTCAACTTCTTCGTATTCCGTTACCGGAAGAAGTGGTGGCAAAGGTACAATTACATTCTCTCGGCAGCTCTGGATGCTGGGGTAGCTTTCATGGCAATACTATTGTACTTTTCAGTGGGAATGGAAAATAGAAGTGTGACATGGTGGGGCACGGAAGGTGAACATTGTGAGTTAGCAACTTGTCCAACAGCCAAGGGAATAATGGTTGATGGTTGTCCAGTTAAGTAA